The following coding sequences are from one Musa acuminata AAA Group cultivar baxijiao chromosome BXJ1-6, Cavendish_Baxijiao_AAA, whole genome shotgun sequence window:
- the LOC135677439 gene encoding peroxidase 4-like has protein sequence MGRPHPSEGQMESKGKGCDASAEKNASPNRSSVRGNEAVDAIKSNVEAACPETVACADILALAARIPRPDSLSSTKCRCFMGGPKWKVRLGRRSNVPGPPPVYLTSSLSFAAEGLSARDMTALSGAHTIGQAQCGTFRSHIYDDANVNSTFAGLRKRNCPPTGGDSNLAPLDLDPPRTCSTTGATGTWWPRRDCSTRTRSCSTAALRTRWLGDTASTVRRWQDILRRLWRRCEPSAR, from the exons ATGGGGCGCCCACATCCCAGTGAAGGACAAATGGAATCGAAGGGAAAG GGCTGCGATGCATCTGCAGAGAAGAATGCTTCCCCCAATAGGAGCTCCGTCCGTGGCAACGAGGCCGTCGATGCCATCAAGTCCAACGTCGAAGCGGCTTGCCCAGAGACTGTAGCATGCGCTGACATCCTTGCGCTCGCCGCACGCATTCCACGTCCTGACTCTCTTTCCAGCACAAAGTGCCGATGCTTCATGGGCGGACCGAAATGGAAGGTTCGACTGGGCCGCCGCAGCAACGTCCCCGGGCCCCCTCCGGTCTATCTGACCTCATCTCTTTCCTTCGCTGCCGAGGGGCTCAGCGCACGCGACATGACCGCCCTCTCCGGTGCCCACACCATCGGGCAAGCGCAGTGCGGCACCTTCCGCTCCCACATCTACGACGACGCCAACGTCAACTCAACCTTCGCTGGCCTGCGTAAACGGAACTGCCCGCCCACAGGCGGCGACAGCAACCTGGCGCCGCTCGACCTTGACCCACCGCGAACGTGTTCGACGACGGGTGCTACCGGGACCTGGTGGCCAAGAAGGGACTGCTCTACTCGGACCAGGAGCTGTTCGACGGCGGCTCTCAGGACTCGCTGGTTAGGCGATACAGCGTCGACAGTGCGGCGTTGGCAAGACATTTTGCGGCGGCTATGGCGAAGATGTGAGCCATCAGCCCGTTGA
- the LOC135676303 gene encoding peroxidase P7-like, protein MASFSNGLLAVAILSLLASAAHAQLSPAFYAVTCPDLQSVVRSVMAQVVGQDPRMGASVIRLFFHDCFVNGCDASVLLDDTPTMRGEKNAMGNMNSLRGYEIIDAIKSRVEASCRATVSCADIVALAARDSVSLLGGPSWTVLLGRRDARTASVDAANANLPPASDNISSLVTKFAAKGLDLRDLTALSGAHTVGAARCSSFRPHVYSDANVDPAFAMFRRRICPATGGDSNLVPLDSTSPNRFDVSYYRDLMVRRSLLHSDQELFNNGPADDLVRLYSSSGSAFNRDFTAAMVKMGNISLLTGSDGEIRLDCRRAN, encoded by the exons ATGGCTTCCTTCTCTAATGGCCTTCTCGCGGTGGCCATCCTCTCTCTGCTGGCGAGCGCCGCCCACGCTCAGCTGTCGCCGGCGTTCTACGCCGTGACGTGCCCCGACCTGCAGAGCGTCGTGCGGTCGGTCATGGCGCAGGTCGTCGGCCAGGATCCCCGGATGGGCGCTTCCGTCATTCGCCTCTTCTTCCATGACTGCTTCGTCAAC GGCTGCGACGCGTCCGTCCTCCTGGATGACACACCGACGATGAGGGGCGAGAAGAACGCGATGGGGAATATGAACTCCCTCCGCGGCTACGAGATCATCGACGCCATCAAGTCACGCGTGGAGGCGTCGTGCCGGGCCACGGTGTCCTGCGCCGACATCGTCGCCCTCGCCGCGCGCGACTCGGTGAGCCTG CTCGGGGGACcgtcatggacggtgctgctgggCCGCCGCGACGCCAGGACCGCGAGCGTAGACGCCGCCAACGCCAACCTCCCGCCGGCCTCCGACAACATCAGCAGCCTCGTCACCAAGTTCGCCGCCAAGGGGCTCGACCTGCGGGACCTGACGGCGCTCTCCGGCGCGCACACCGTCGGCGCGGCGAGGTGCAGCAGCTTCCGACCCCACGTCTACAGCGACGCCAACGTCGACCCGGCGTTCGCCATGTTCAGGAGGCGGATCTGCCCGGCCACCGGCGGGGACTCCAACCTGGTCCCGCTCGACTCCACGAGCCCCAACCGCTTCGACGTCAGCTACTACCGGGACCTGATGGTCCGACGGAGCCTGCTGCACTCCGACCAGGAGCTGTTCAACAACGGGCCGGCGGATGACCTGGTGCGTCTGTACAGCTCCAGCGGCAGCGCCTTCAACAGGGACTTCACGGCGGCCATGGTGAAGATGGGCAACATTAGCCTCTTGACGGGGTCCGATGGGGAGATCAGATTGGATTGCCGGAGGGCTAACTGA